Proteins co-encoded in one Girardinichthys multiradiatus isolate DD_20200921_A chromosome 11, DD_fGirMul_XY1, whole genome shotgun sequence genomic window:
- the tmprss2 gene encoding transmembrane protease serine 2, giving the protein MENNQANKHVYDNTGFQHDIGEPPPHSYHAYPQNSSYIAGPTQINTQQNTLTPRQRKGKKSCPWKYILCVCLCVLIILVVAALLLWYFLYYQCLFGKSCGPGGRCLSSTHWCNGELDCLNGEDESYCFRQKGNNFLLQSYSSITKAWLPVCAENWNDNYGKTVCMQMGYRRQDYVSSSQISPSTSAPEGYLKLKFGSSYGTLIQSQLIYSPGCSARAVKLQCLECGKSLAAPSTRIVGGTQALNGAWPWQVSLQINGRHMCGGTIISPNWILSAAHCFQKYNRATEWRVVYGDVKLSKMSYRGSVQRIINHEDFDSVTNAYDIALLKLKLPVTFTERVRPVCLPNSGINVNAGARAWITGWGALISSGPTPDTLNQAQVTIYDRKTCNAPYVLDGEVTETMFCAGKLEGGVDTCQGDSGGPLVVNTGDVWWLLGDTSWGYGCAVKNKPGVYGNITYFSEWIQKQMQDD; this is encoded by the exons GCAAATAAACATGTCTATGACAACACAGGGTTTCAGCATGACATAGGAGAACCCCCTCCACATTCTTATCATGCGTACCCCCAGAACTCCAGCTACATTGCTGGCCCTACTCAGATCAACACCCAGCAGAATACACTTACCCCACGACAGAGAAAAG gTAAAAAGTCATGTCCCTGGAAGTATAtcctctgtgtgtgtctgtgtgtgcttaTCATCTTGGTAGTGGCGGCCCTCTTGCTCTGGTACTTCT taTATTACCAGTGTCTATTTGGGAAATCATGTGGACCTGGTGGGAGATGTCTGAGCTCCACCCACTGGTGTAATGGTGAATTGGACTGTTTGAACGGAGAGGATGAATCTTACTGCT TTCGCCAAAAGGGGAAcaacttcttgctgcaaagttaTTCTTCAATCACCAAGGCCTGGTTGCCTGTGTGTGCTGAGAACTGGAATGACAACTATGGGAAGACTGTGTGTAtgcagatgggctacaggag GCAGGATTATGTGAGCTCCAGTCAAATAAGCCCTAGCACCTCAGCCCCAGAGGGATACCTGAAGCTAAAGTTTGGAAGCAGCTATGGAACTCTAATACAGTCACAGCTCATATACAG CCCAGGGTGCTCAGCTAGAGCTGTTAAACTGCAATGTTTAG AATGTGGCAAGAGTTTAGCAGCTCCCAGCACTCGCATCGTAGGTGGCACTCAGGCATTGAATGGAGCTTGGCCATGGCAGGTCAGCCTCCAGATTAATGGCCGACATATGTGTGGAGGCACCATCATTAGCCCAAACTGGATCCTGTCTGCAGCACACTGCTTCCAAAA ATACAACCGAGCCACAGAATGGAGGGTAGTCTATGGGGATGTGAAGTTGTCAAAGATGTCATATAGGGGGTCAGTTCAGAGGATCATTAATCATGAGGATTTTGACTCTGTGACAAATGCCTACGACATTGCTTTGCTGAAACTCAAGCTGCCTGTGACTTTTACAG AAAGAGTGAGACCGGTGTGTCTCCCCAATAGTGGCATTAATGTTAATGCCGGTGCTCGAGCCTGGATCACTGGATGGGGAGCCTTGATTTCATCTG gGCCAACCCCTGATACTTTAAATCAAGCTCAGGTTACCATTTACGATAGAAAGACCTGTAATGCTCCTTATGTGTTGGATGGGGAGGTCACTGAGACCATGTTCTGCGCAGGCAAACTGGAAGGAGGCGTAGACACCTGCCAG GGTGACAGTGGAGGACCCCTGGTGGTTAACACAGGAGATGTATGGTGGCTGCTAGGGGATACTAGCTGGGGTTATGGATGTGCTGTGAAGAACAAACCAGGCGTTTATGGCAACATAACCTACTTTAGTGAGTGGATACAGAAACAAATGCAG GATGACTGA